One genomic segment of Desulfomicrobium sp. ZS1 includes these proteins:
- a CDS encoding response regulator — MARILIVDDSIVARNNLKTILAGADYDIVAEASDGEAGFEKYTELKPDLVTMDITMPNLNGIECLKKIVATDPEAKVMMVSALGQGGKILEALNAGAKHYITKPFEADKVLEAISEVLAS; from the coding sequence ATGGCGCGCATTCTTATTGTGGATGACTCCATTGTCGCCCGCAACAATCTCAAGACCATCCTGGCGGGTGCAGACTACGACATCGTTGCCGAAGCATCTGATGGTGAAGCCGGATTCGAAAAATATACGGAACTCAAGCCCGACCTGGTGACCATGGACATCACCATGCCCAATCTCAACGGCATCGAGTGTCTGAAGAAAATCGTGGCAACCGACCCTGAAGCAAAGGTCATGATGGTCAGTGCTCTGGGGCAGGGCGGAAAGATTCTTGAAGCGCTCAATGCAGGTGCCAAGCACTACATCACCAAGCCTTTCGAGGCGGACAAGGTGCTTGAAGCCATCAGCGAAGTGTTGGCTAGCTAG
- a CDS encoding ATP-binding protein yields MQSTALTDIEIKEYSSEEDNIRKLVEQTATFHVNDPGAALNTFFNDHTDSEGVVVVDDSLAPVGLVMRNDFFQNLGSMYGRALFLKRSAKLVMNPHPLIVDVSVNIATISTIAMNRPLSKVYDIVIITEDEKLLGVVSIKRFMVELTHKREKEIELLKQQKEILHLANAAEVRHRTQIEEKNSELGERNDSIKNLLDNAGQGFLSFGQDCVISNEYSLECVNIFRGPIGGKNFVDLIRKHLSEETGQMVGQIFQNVFGASQNLQQKVYISLLPNELSIYNKVVRIEYKVTQRTDQKGMMLVLTDITEKKELEQKMAQERSNLRMVVKALAKQSDVNMAIDDFVGFVTQDATAMIREAETPGEALFEIFRVVHTFKGDFAQYGLHNTAAQLHEMEDALSKMIKRETPTDEYELLAVVSAWDVEAILIEDKSIIIASLGRSYFETEERFLISKERLLKIEKLIEEKLGDKEQRDVLPILRSLRKHNVKELLGAYTEYLETLAGRVEKVIEPMHVSGDDILIDKDHYRKFFKSIVHVFRNMIDHGIETPEDRLESGKREVGLIQCKVKFDEDNTRFRISISDDGAGIDAAKVKTKAVEKGFIEAEEAERMETDKVYALLFMDSFSTKSDVTSLSGRGMGLAAVKAELEALGGSMEMSSKPGQGTRFTFHIPLQEM; encoded by the coding sequence ATGCAATCCACAGCCCTGACGGATATTGAAATCAAGGAATATTCCTCTGAAGAAGACAACATTCGCAAGCTGGTTGAACAGACCGCGACCTTCCACGTCAACGACCCCGGTGCAGCGCTGAATACATTCTTCAACGATCACACTGACTCCGAAGGCGTGGTTGTCGTCGATGACAGTCTCGCCCCTGTGGGACTCGTGATGCGTAACGATTTCTTCCAGAATCTTGGCAGCATGTATGGCCGGGCTCTCTTTCTCAAACGTTCGGCTAAGCTGGTCATGAACCCGCACCCTCTGATCGTGGATGTGTCCGTGAACATCGCCACCATCAGTACCATCGCCATGAATCGTCCCTTGTCGAAAGTGTATGACATCGTCATCATCACCGAAGACGAAAAGCTTCTTGGGGTGGTCAGCATCAAACGCTTCATGGTGGAGCTCACCCACAAAAGAGAAAAGGAAATCGAACTCCTCAAGCAGCAGAAGGAGATTCTGCACCTTGCCAATGCGGCCGAAGTTCGTCACCGCACCCAGATAGAGGAAAAGAACAGCGAGCTGGGAGAACGTAACGATTCCATCAAGAACCTGCTGGACAACGCTGGTCAGGGATTTCTCTCCTTTGGACAGGACTGTGTTATTTCCAACGAATATTCACTGGAATGCGTGAATATCTTCAGAGGACCCATTGGCGGCAAGAACTTTGTGGATCTGATCAGGAAGCACCTTTCCGAAGAAACCGGGCAAATGGTGGGGCAGATATTCCAGAATGTTTTTGGCGCGTCCCAAAATCTACAACAGAAAGTTTATATTTCACTGCTCCCGAACGAACTCTCCATCTACAACAAGGTGGTCAGAATCGAGTACAAGGTAACCCAGCGCACTGACCAGAAGGGCATGATGCTCGTACTGACCGACATCACCGAGAAGAAGGAACTTGAACAGAAAATGGCGCAGGAGCGAAGCAATCTGCGCATGGTTGTCAAGGCTTTGGCCAAGCAGTCTGACGTGAACATGGCAATTGACGACTTTGTCGGTTTCGTGACTCAGGATGCCACGGCCATGATACGCGAGGCCGAGACTCCGGGCGAAGCATTGTTCGAAATTTTCAGGGTGGTGCATACCTTCAAGGGAGACTTTGCCCAGTACGGCCTGCACAACACCGCCGCGCAGTTGCACGAGATGGAAGACGCCCTTTCCAAAATGATCAAACGGGAGACCCCTACCGACGAATACGAGCTTCTGGCAGTTGTGAGCGCCTGGGACGTCGAAGCCATACTGATCGAAGACAAATCCATCATCATAGCCTCTCTCGGACGCAGCTATTTCGAGACTGAAGAACGTTTCCTCATCAGTAAGGAGCGGCTCCTGAAAATCGAAAAACTGATTGAAGAAAAGTTGGGCGATAAGGAGCAACGCGACGTGCTCCCCATTCTGCGCTCGCTGCGCAAGCACAATGTCAAGGAGCTTCTCGGCGCCTACACCGAATACCTGGAAACACTTGCCGGTCGGGTGGAAAAGGTGATCGAACCCATGCATGTTAGCGGCGACGACATCCTTATAGACAAGGACCACTACCGGAAATTCTTCAAGTCCATCGTCCATGTGTTCCGCAACATGATCGACCACGGCATTGAGACGCCTGAAGATCGCTTGGAATCGGGGAAACGCGAGGTTGGCCTCATTCAATGCAAGGTCAAGTTCGATGAGGACAACACGCGATTCAGGATTTCGATTTCCGATGACGGCGCGGGCATCGATGCTGCCAAGGTCAAGACCAAGGCCGTGGAAAAGGGATTCATCGAGGCGGAGGAAGCTGAGCGCATGGAAACGGACAAAGTCTATGCCCTGCTTTTCATGGATTCCTTCTCAACGAAAAGCGATGTCACGTCCCTTTCCGGTCGTGGCATGGGACTGGCCGCTGTCAAGGCCGAGCTTGAAGCCCTTGGGGGCAGCATGGAGATGAGCTCAAAGCCCGGACAAGGCACTCGGTTCACGTTCCACATTCCTCTCCAGGAAATGTAG
- the tnpB gene encoding IS66 family insertion sequence element accessory protein TnpB (TnpB, as the term is used for proteins encoded by IS66 family insertion elements, is considered an accessory protein, since TnpC, encoded by a neighboring gene, is a DDE family transposase.) — MLRMPAAKVYLAPGTTDMRAGIDRLSMTVQGILDLDPFSGHLFVFCNRKRDAIKVLYWDRNGFCLWHKRLEKHRFCWPERASGVMNITPQQLGWLLDGLTLTPQGAHQRLHYRSVL; from the coding sequence ATGCTGAGGATGCCTGCGGCCAAGGTCTATCTCGCTCCCGGCACAACGGACATGCGCGCCGGCATCGACAGGCTGAGCATGACGGTTCAGGGCATCCTTGATCTGGATCCCTTCTCCGGACACCTCTTCGTCTTCTGCAACCGCAAGCGCGACGCCATCAAGGTGTTGTACTGGGACCGCAACGGCTTCTGCCTCTGGCACAAGCGCCTGGAGAAGCATCGATTCTGCTGGCCGGAGCGGGCGTCAGGGGTCATGAACATCACCCCACAACAGCTTGGCTGGCTCCTCGATGGACTCACGCTCACGCCGCAAGGAGCACATCAACGGTTGCACTACAGATCGGTTCTATAG